The following are from one region of the Polaribacter marinaquae genome:
- a CDS encoding THUMP domain-containing class I SAM-dependent RNA methyltransferase: MNRDFKMTATTLFGLEGVLADELKKLGAQDVKEAVRSVSFRGDTGFMYKANIALRTAVRILKPIKTCKIYDEEDLYEAIQKIKWENYLDADGTFAIGAVVNSKNFTSNSHYISLKSKDAIADYFRHKYHKRPNVDLKYPDVKVHVHIQKDWLTVSLDSSGDSLHKRGYRTATNIAPINEVLAAGMVLLSGYTGDENFIDPMCGSGTILIEAAMIANNIPANINRKLFAFEHWKDYDEDLYFTIQDALLKKIRSSHFKIMGFDKAPSAVQKAKANIESANLDEFIGVHHVNFFNSTKEVFGNTTILFNPPYGERLNIDTEEFYKKIGDTLKHNYPGSTAWLITSDTDALKCVGLRTSKRIALKNGDLDCKFVKYELYEGTRKFKERKQEDTSED, from the coding sequence ATGAATAGAGATTTTAAAATGACAGCAACAACACTTTTTGGTTTAGAAGGTGTGTTGGCAGACGAACTTAAAAAATTAGGAGCACAAGATGTTAAAGAAGCAGTAAGAAGTGTTTCTTTTAGAGGAGATACAGGTTTTATGTACAAAGCTAATATCGCTCTAAGAACGGCTGTTAGAATTTTAAAGCCAATAAAAACTTGTAAAATTTATGATGAAGAAGATTTATATGAAGCTATTCAAAAAATAAAATGGGAAAACTATTTAGATGCCGATGGTACTTTTGCAATTGGTGCTGTAGTAAATTCTAAAAATTTTACATCAAACTCTCATTATATCTCTTTAAAATCTAAAGATGCAATTGCAGATTATTTTCGTCATAAATATCATAAAAGACCAAATGTAGATTTAAAATACCCAGATGTTAAAGTACACGTTCACATTCAGAAAGATTGGTTAACTGTTTCTTTAGATTCATCCGGAGATTCTTTACATAAAAGAGGTTATAGAACCGCTACTAACATTGCACCAATTAATGAAGTTTTAGCAGCCGGAATGGTATTATTATCTGGTTATACTGGTGATGAGAACTTTATTGATCCAATGTGTGGTTCTGGTACAATTTTAATAGAAGCAGCAATGATTGCCAATAATATTCCTGCAAATATTAACAGAAAACTCTTTGCTTTTGAGCATTGGAAAGATTATGATGAAGATTTGTACTTTACCATTCAAGATGCATTGTTAAAGAAAATAAGAAGTTCTCACTTTAAAATTATGGGCTTCGATAAAGCGCCATCTGCGGTTCAAAAAGCAAAAGCAAATATAGAAAGTGCAAATTTAGATGAGTTTATAGGTGTACATCATGTGAACTTTTTTAATTCAACAAAAGAAGTTTTTGGTAACACAACAATTCTATTCAATCCGCCATATGGCGAAAGATTAAACATCGATACAGAAGAGTTTTACAAAAAAATTGGTGACACTTTAAAACACAATTATCCTGGTTCTACGGCTTGGTTAATCACATCAGATACAGATGCTCTAAAATGTGTAGGTTTAAGAACCTCTAAGAGAATTGCTCTTAAAAACGGAGATTTAGATTGTAAATTTGTAAAATACGAATTGTACGAAGGAACCCGTAAATTTAAAGAACGTAAACAAGAAGACACTTCTGAAGATTAA